A window from Candidatus Nealsonbacteria bacterium encodes these proteins:
- the mraW gene encoding 16S rRNA (cytosine(1402)-N(4))-methyltransferase, whose translation MYNWPVNEKKLKKEDPRVMSSENRVIVRLLTKKPVMAGSSEIKKNPKSDRAKLRAVEKLSICHYDY comes from the coding sequence GTGTATAATTGGCCAGTTAATGAAAAAAAATTAAAAAAAGAAGACCCAAGGGTTATGAGTTCTGAAAATAGAGTAATAGTCAGATTATTGACCAAAAAACCGGTTATGGCCGGCTCTTCGGAAATTAAGAAAAATCCAAAATCAGATAGAGCTAAACTCCGCGCCGTAGAAAAACTATCAATTTGCCATTATGATTACTAA
- a CDS encoding HAMP domain-containing histidine kinase has translation MSGKIKEKVENIYQSNERLINLVNDLLNVSRIEAGAIKLKLEKTSLEETIKEVIEEIKIEAEKKNLYLRYQEPEKPLPNLLLDKEKIKEVILNLIDNAIKYTQKGGITITAEVQTPKPKKREEILIKIKDTGVGLTKEEIEKLFESFSRSKAGTTFHIEGAGLGLYVARKFVEMHQGKVWVESQGKDKGSAFYIELPIK, from the coding sequence ATTTCGGGCAAAATTAAGGAAAAGGTTGAAAATATTTATCAAAGCAATGAAAGATTAATAAATTTGGTCAATGACCTTTTAAATGTTTCCCGAATTGAAGCCGGGGCGATAAAATTGAAATTAGAAAAAACTTCCTTAGAAGAAACAATTAAAGAAGTAATTGAAGAAATAAAGATTGAAGCGGAAAAGAAAAATCTTTATTTAAGATATCAAGAGCCGGAAAAGCCCCTGCCCAACCTTCTTTTGGATAAGGAAAAAATAAAAGAAGTAATTTTGAATTTAATTGATAATGCTATAAAATATACTCAAAAGGGAGGAATAACTATTACGGCTGAAGTTCAAACCCCCAAACCTAAAAAAAGAGAGGAGATTCTTATTAAAATCAAAGACACGGGTGTTGGCTTAACCAAAGAAGAAATTGAGAAATTGTTTGAAAGTTTTTCCCGGAGCAAGGCCGGAACAACATTTCATATTGAAGGCGCGGGTTTGGGTCTTTATGTTGCCAGAAAATTCGTTGAAATGCACCAAGGGAAAGTTTGGGTCGAAAGCCAGGGAAAAGACAAGGGAAGCGCTTTTTACATAGAATTACCAATAAAATAA
- the aspS gene encoding aspartate--tRNA ligase, with product MKRILNKETINFIGERVKLAGWVQTIRSHGKIVFLDLRDKSGILQIVITPENKSLSKIGKQLKPEWVISVIGEIKKRPKKMINLETETGKVELEPYQIEILSRAKTLPFPIDSPGYEIGEETRLRYRYLDLRRERMRKNLEIRQKVIHFMREFLIKEGFIEVETPILTKSTPEGARDFLVPARLQPGKFYALPQSPQQYKQLLMLAGLEKYFQVARCFRDEDPRADRQAEHTQLDIEMSFIKQEDILDLIERLYTNLVKKIFPEKKITKIPFPRITYKEAMEKYKIEKPDLRKNKSNPDELAFCFITDFPMFEWHKEEKRWGAMHHPFTLPNFGKQNLGGQAKTLNESIKKMKKNPEKTLGCQYDFVLNGYEIGGGSLRTTNLDILLAVFEVLGHKEKEVKKQFHHYFEAFSYGVPPHGGIAPGIDRFLAVILNEPNIREVMAFPKTGDNRDLMMNLPAEVAPEQFQELRLKIIKKK from the coding sequence ATGAAGCGGATTTTAAACAAAGAAACAATTAATTTTATCGGAGAAAGGGTGAAATTGGCCGGTTGGGTTCAGACAATCAGGTCTCACGGCAAAATTGTTTTTCTTGATTTAAGGGATAAAAGCGGAATTTTACAGATAGTCATAACCCCGGAAAATAAATCCTTATCCAAAATAGGCAAGCAACTGAAACCAGAATGGGTAATCTCGGTTATTGGCGAAATCAAAAAAAGGCCAAAAAAGATGATTAATCTTGAAACTGAAACCGGAAAAGTGGAATTGGAACCCTATCAAATAGAAATTCTTTCTCGGGCAAAAACCCTGCCTTTTCCAATTGACAGTCCTGGCTATGAAATAGGCGAGGAAACGAGATTAAGGTATCGCTATTTGGATTTAAGAAGAGAAAGAATGAGAAAAAACTTGGAAATTCGCCAGAAAGTAATTCATTTTATGAGAGAATTTTTAATCAAAGAAGGTTTTATTGAAGTAGAAACGCCAATCTTAACCAAATCAACGCCTGAAGGAGCCAGAGATTTTTTAGTTCCGGCAAGATTGCAGCCTGGCAAATTTTACGCCCTGCCCCAGAGCCCCCAGCAGTATAAACAACTTTTAATGCTGGCTGGCCTGGAAAAATATTTTCAAGTCGCCAGATGTTTCAGAGATGAAGATCCCAGAGCCGATCGCCAGGCCGAGCATACTCAATTAGATATAGAAATGTCCTTTATTAAACAAGAAGATATTTTAGATTTAATAGAAAGACTTTACACCAATCTGGTTAAAAAAATATTCCCGGAAAAAAAAATCACTAAAATTCCCTTTCCCAGAATTACTTATAAAGAGGCAATGGAAAAATATAAAATTGAAAAACCCGATTTGCGAAAAAATAAATCAAATCCTGATGAATTGGCTTTTTGCTTTATTACTGACTTTCCAATGTTCGAGTGGCACAAGGAGGAAAAGAGATGGGGGGCAATGCACCACCCTTTTACCCTCCCAAATTTTGGAAAACAAAACTTGGGAGGGCAAGCCAAAACCCTAAACGAAAGTATTAAGAAGATGAAGAAAAATCCTGAAAAAACTTTGGGCTGTCAATACGATTTTGTTTTAAATGGTTATGAAATTGGGGGAGGAAGTTTAAGGACGACCAATCTGGATATTTTGCTGGCTGTTTTTGAAGTTTTGGGACACAAAGAAAAAGAAGTCAAAAAACAATTTCATCACTATTTTGAAGCCTTTTCTTATGGCGTTCCGCCCCATGGCGGAATTGCTCCGGGAATTGACAGATTTTTAGCCGTGATTTTGAATGAGCCAAATATTAGAGAAGTAATGGCTTTCCCCAAAACCGGGGATAATCGTGATTTGATGATGAATTTGCCGGCCGAAGTTGCCCCGGAACAATTCCAGGAACTCCGTCTTAAAATCATAAAAAAGAAATAG
- a CDS encoding SufE family protein, translating into MMTIQEIEEEIINEFKNLDDWMDKYKHLIRLGKSLSPMDSKYIKKDYLVKDCQLTTWLYSTFKDGKVFYDIDSSSVIIKGMIVLLKRTLSGRKPEDIINADLYFIDKIGLKESCAPARISDLLKLINKIKQDAVL; encoded by the coding sequence ATGATGACCATACAAGAGATAGAGGAAGAAATTATTAATGAATTCAAAAATCTTGACGACTGGATGGATAAATATAAGCATCTGATTAGATTAGGGAAAAGCTTGTCTCCAATGGATTCTAAATATATAAAAAAAGATTATTTGGTTAAAGATTGCCAATTAACAACATGGCTTTACTCAACATTTAAAGATGGAAAGGTCTTCTATGATATTGATAGTAGTTCTGTAATAATAAAAGGGATGATTGTTTTATTAAAAAGAACTCTATCCGGTCGAAAACCAGAAGATATTATAAATGCTGATTTGTATTTTATTGACAAAATAGGACTAAAAGAAAGTTGTGCGCCTGCTCGTATAAGCGATCTTTTGAAACTAATAAACAAAATAAAGCAGGATGCTGTTCTTTA
- a CDS encoding NUDIX domain-containing protein, translating into MKIEVLVRAIIQNKGKILVCNKIGKHYFFFPGGHLGFGENVRKALNRELKEELGLKIKKSNFIGVSDHLFTEDGEKHHEINLVFEVKTDKLKFKSRENHLQFFLKTKKELSKEKVLPKILTKAILKWLKDKKPFWTSQI; encoded by the coding sequence ATGAAAATTGAAGTGTTGGTTAGAGCAATTATTCAAAACAAAGGAAAAATTTTGGTTTGCAACAAAATAGGAAAGCATTATTTTTTCTTTCCCGGAGGCCATCTAGGGTTTGGCGAGAACGTAAGAAAAGCATTGAACAGGGAGTTAAAAGAAGAATTGGGTTTAAAAATTAAAAAATCTAATTTTATTGGCGTTTCAGACCATTTATTCACCGAAGACGGTGAAAAACATCACGAAATTAATCTAGTTTTTGAGGTAAAAACAGATAAATTAAAATTCAAAAGCAGGGAAAACCATCTTCAATTTTTCTTAAAAACTAAAAAGGAGTTATCAAAAGAAAAAGTTTTGCCAAAAATCTTAACTAAAGCCATCTTAAAATGGCTAAAAGATAAAAAACCATTTTGGACCAGCCAGATTTGA
- a CDS encoding GNAT family N-acetyltransferase, with amino-acid sequence MITKIFGSKKIKIKKLSKVDLRNVKKFQDFTNSLIKKNDQILINKKFSLKEEKKWLNGEVKQIKSRKTVDLVAECDDKIVGTTGIDLSKGRQNHVGIFGITIRNGYRGIGLGKYLMKEIIKLAKKELKPKPKIIRLSVFPINKPAISFYKKFGFKRVAKIPKQIQYKGKLLDEIIMLLEL; translated from the coding sequence ATGATTACTAAAATTTTCGGAAGTAAAAAGATAAAAATAAAAAAACTTTCAAAGGTGGATTTAAGGAATGTTAAAAAATTCCAGGATTTTACTAATTCTTTGATTAAGAAAAATGACCAGATTTTGATAAACAAAAAATTTTCTTTAAAAGAAGAAAAAAAATGGTTAAACGGAGAGGTGAAACAAATTAAAAGCCGCAAAACTGTTGATTTGGTGGCAGAATGCGACGATAAGATTGTCGGAACTACTGGCATTGATTTAAGTAAGGGACGACAAAATCATGTGGGAATTTTTGGAATTACTATTAGAAATGGTTATCGGGGAATTGGTTTGGGAAAATATTTAATGAAAGAAATAATCAAATTGGCCAAAAAAGAACTAAAACCAAAGCCAAAAATAATTAGATTGAGCGTTTTTCCCATCAATAAACCGGCAATCTCTTTTTACAAAAAATTCGGTTTTAAGAGAGTGGCCAAAATTCCAAAACAAATTCAATACAAGGGAAAACTATTAGATGAAATAATAATGCTTTTGGAACTATGA
- a CDS encoding response regulator encodes MPKILIIEDEKPDLILLDILLPKENGIFFLKKWREKEEFSLTPIIAFSNYDDQETKKEAFQFGVKTYLIKTSLTPKELVEIIKNYLK; translated from the coding sequence ATGCCAAAAATTCTCATTATAGAAGATGAAAAGCCGGACTTAATTTTACTTGATATTTTACTGCCCAAAGAAAATGGAATTTTCTTTTTAAAAAAATGGAGGGAAAAGGAAGAATTTTCTTTGACTCCAATTATTGCTTTTTCAAATTACGATGACCAGGAAACGAAAAAAGAGGCGTTTCAATTTGGCGTCAAGACCTATTTAATTAAAACCAGTTTAACGCCGAAAGAATTGGTTGAAATAATAAAAAATTACCTAAAATGA
- a CDS encoding DUF4395 domain-containing protein, translating to MKRCLIYDKSLRFSKGAIGTLALVAFLIQNHWLILVTSFSMAFGVFSINFNILYQFHVLVLRKLLKDKSEPIQKESEELRFVSGMGGSLFFIGFLLLYFGKFVSFAWILILITSLLTFLGCFTAVCVAASMYAFLKRFLSPVRSLFFKE from the coding sequence ATGAAACGATGCTTAATCTATGATAAATCTTTGAGATTTTCTAAAGGTGCTATTGGAACTTTAGCCTTAGTTGCTTTTTTGATTCAAAATCACTGGTTGATTTTAGTAACCAGTTTTTCAATGGCTTTCGGAGTTTTTTCTATAAACTTCAATATTCTTTATCAATTTCACGTTTTGGTTTTAAGAAAGTTGCTAAAAGATAAATCGGAACCAATACAGAAAGAATCAGAAGAATTAAGGTTTGTCTCCGGTATGGGAGGAAGTCTCTTTTTTATTGGTTTTTTATTGCTCTATTTTGGAAAATTTGTTAGTTTTGCCTGGATTTTGATTTTAATAACATCTTTATTAACGTTTTTAGGTTGTTTTACTGCTGTTTGTGTAGCTGCCTCAATGTACGCTTTTTTAAAAAGATTTTTAAGCCCCGTTAGAAGCCTGTTTTTTAAGGAATAA